AATTCGGTCCTTTTTCCAGTTTTTCTTTTAAATCCGCTACTGCTTCTATTTTTGCTGCGTTTGCCATTTTAATACTCGTTATATATTAGCGTTTACTAATTCTTTCACATCAACCTTTACACCGATTCCCATAGTAGCGGAAACGGAAAAGGAACGAAGATAATCACCCTTTGCATCGGATGGTTTGTCTTTCATAAGAGTGGCAACGACTGCATTGATATTATCCTGAAGTTTGTCATCAGGGAAGGAAACTTTTCCAACACCTAAGTGAACCACTCCCCCTTTGTCCGGGCGATACTCAATACGTCCTGCTTTTAGTTCTTTTACAGCGCGTGTAACATCCGTAGTTACCGTTCCTGCTTTCGGTTTCGGCATAAGACCTTTACGTCCGAGAACAGGTCCTAGCTTACCTACTTCCTTCATCATATCAGGAGTAGCAACGCAGGCGTCAAAATCAGTCCATCCACCGGCAACTTTTTCAATCAGATCCATGTCGCCAACAAAGTCAGCACCAGCGGCACGAGCTTCGTTTTGTTTGTCTCCTTTGCAGAAAACCAAAACTTTGATCGTCTTACCGGTTCCATGCGGAAGAGAAATAGTTCCTCTTACGTTTTGAAGGGATTTATAATTGATTTTAGTCGAAATTTCCAATGTTCCGTCGAACTTGGAATAAGAAACACTCTTCGCAAGACTCACTGCCTCAGGAAGTGCATAAGCCTTTACGCGATCGACTTTTTCTTTCAGTTGAATGTATTTTTTACCGTGTTTCATTTTATGATTACCAGAATCCTTAGAGCTCTACGTTTACGCCCATAGAACGGCATGTTCCTGCAATGATTTGCACGGCTGCGTTCAGGTCGTTTGCGTTTAGATCTTCCATTTTTGTTTTAGCAATTTCTTCTAATTGTGCGCGTTTGATGGTTCCCACCTTCACTAAGTGAGGTGTTGCGGAACCGGACGGAATTCCCAATGTTTTGAG
The nucleotide sequence above comes from Leptospira kobayashii. Encoded proteins:
- the rplA gene encoding 50S ribosomal protein L1, with amino-acid sequence MKHGKKYIQLKEKVDRVKAYALPEAVSLAKSVSYSKFDGTLEISTKINYKSLQNVRGTISLPHGTGKTIKVLVFCKGDKQNEARAAGADFVGDMDLIEKVAGGWTDFDACVATPDMMKEVGKLGPVLGRKGLMPKPKAGTVTTDVTRAVKELKAGRIEYRPDKGGVVHLGVGKVSFPDDKLQDNINAVVATLMKDKPSDAKGDYLRSFSVSATMGIGVKVDVKELVNANI